From a region of the Mercurialis annua linkage group LG1-X, ddMerAnnu1.2, whole genome shotgun sequence genome:
- the LOC126664625 gene encoding uncharacterized protein LOC126664625 has translation MRELSTDVYDHCGCVVRSTHQIPCACELRAVVDSGNPISLDSIHPFWTRLVILGDGLDTSAQADFAGFQSEEHQYFHEVAEEVITKDPSVLRDISRIVRERLHPKDLGYMEPEVKTNVRGRSKGSKSTKRDPSRHKYKDRVRGRPKSSQSQKNRASASAGLQNTEVIPGFLLPFVDELVDVRGDGNCGFHVVADYIYGDEEMWGMTRMNIANGLSAHPYRYEGICIDGLQAAITRISWEGGECGPRYWMQVLDDLFPIATIFNAAVIYIQGGTLK, from the exons ATGCGAGAATTGAGTACCGATGTCTATGATCATTGTGGTTGTGTGGTTAGATCAACACATCAGATCCCTTGTGCATGTGAGCTGCGAGCGGTGGTCGATTCAG GTAACCCGATCAGCCTTGACAGTATTCACCCGTTTTGGACGAGACTTGTTATTCTCGGCGATGGGTTGGACACATCTGCGCAAGCCGATTTTGCTGGTTTTCAGTCTGAGGAACATCAGTATTTTCACGAGGTCGCCGAGGAGGTCATAACTAAGGATCCTTCAGTGTTGCGTGATATTTCTCGTATTGTTCGAGAGCGACTTCACCCCAAAGACTTAGGCTACATGGAACCAGAAGTGAAAACAAATGTCAGAGGTCGATCAAAGGGGAGCAAATCAACGAAGCGGGATCCAAGTCGTCATAAATACAAGGACCGTGTACGTGGTCGTCCTAAATCTTCCCAAAGTCAGAAAAATCGTGCATCCGCGTCAG CTGGTTTGCAAAATACGGAGGTTATTCCAGGATTCCTTTTACCATTCGTTGACGAGCTTGTGGACGTGCGTGGAGACGGAAACTGTGGATTTCACGTGGTGGCAGACTACATCTATGGTGACGAGGAGATGTGGGGAATGACTAGAATGAACATTGCAAACGGACTCTCCGCCCACCCTTATCGATACGAGGGTATTTGCATTGATGGGTTGCAAGCGGCCATTACACGTATTAGTTGGGAAGGGGGAGAGTGTGGCCCTCGCTACTGGATGCAg GTATTGGATGACTTGTTCCCTATTGCCACTATCTTCAATGCAGCTGTTATTTACATACAAGGCGGGACGCTAAAATAG
- the LOC126664633 gene encoding protein MAIN-LIKE 1-like translates to MSLDDLRESDDFESSEDEPSEKIYISKRKKGAGGRFVGDSSSGSNRRPEVVDVWTVTGPVPGGPEDDTVISSFLGHVASRLWDGVDRGVLKCQTRHGALRKLRQWYETASEEVKVLIEGSELSHLPFIMFDHLDIPLLSAFVERWQPDTNSFHMPFGEMIITLHDVRVAYSSHSSQPNKAQLMAYCVQILGISPEDLVSKTTKHFAQGGVLIESIISLCRHGRTAEVEAIAWIWLTLGCTLFTDKSGHRIRPATIWKVRDGVTDTSTVSWGSATLAYLYRQLGISSRGDCSGLTGCLTLLQTWIYEYFPCFRPQRERLLIESYHPRASSWSATASECSATRLRSLRARLDLLTAEEITWLPFGGEPAASVKHTAYYGWIAYRDIFEPYMPSRVLRQLGYVQTVPLPICRPIRAVRSWKSLKYSVDMSVTIAVDMWNAFPTMYKLALMGFEEAHVIAGGWHQAYLDWFERHSHSRVLPGRDLPRTHPPRSNNDYWMTLVTTEFEHFIGKVSTITAQHRQHCEFDGIPELETETEEANTTLERVIAAWRSAD, encoded by the exons ATGTCTCTTGATGATCTTAGAGAGTCTGATGATTTTGAGAGCTCAGAGGACGAGCCAagtgaaaaaatttacatttctaaACGGAAGAAGGGTGCAGGTGGTCGGTTCGTTGGCGACTCGTCATcag GGTCGAACAGACGACCCGAAGTGGTTGACGTGTGGACCGTTACTGGTCCAGTACCTGGTGGACCCGAGGATGACACTGTTATTTCTAGTTTTCTCGGACATGTCGCTTCTCGGCTATGGGATGGGGTGGACAGAGGCGTGCTGAAGTGTCAGACTAGACATGGAGCTCTTCGGAAGCTGAGACAGTGGTATGAGACGGCCTCAGAGGAGGTTAAGGTGCTGATAGAAGGGAGTGAGTTATCACATCTCCCGTTTATCATGTTTGATCATCTGGATATCCCGCTCCTTTCTGCATTTGTGGAGCGATGGCAGCCAGATACAAACTCTTTTCACATGCCATTCGGGGAGATGATCATCACATTACATGACGTACGTGTGGCATATTCTTCGCATTCCA GTCAGCCGAATAAGGCTCAGCTGATGGCTTACTGCGTACAGATTTTAGGTATTTCACCAGAGGATCTGGTGAGTAAGACGACCAAGCATTTTGCCCAGGGAGGTGTGCTGATTGAGTCGATCATCAGCTTATGTAGGCATGGCCGTACTGCAGAGGTGGAGGCGATAGCCTGGATCTGGTTGACGTTAGGTTGCACTTTATTCACTGACAAGAGTGGCCATCGGATTAGACCTGCAACCATATGGAAGGTGCGGGATGGAGTCACAGATACGAGTACAGTTTCCTGGGGCTCAGCTACACTTGCTTATCTCTATCGGCAGCTTGGAATCTCATCAAGAGGAGACTGCTCGGGTTTGACTGGGTGTCTGACACTGCTGCAGACATGGATTTATGAGTACTTTCCATGCTTTCGGCCCCAGCGAGAGCGGCTGTTGATTGAGTCTTATCATCCTCGAGCTTCTAGCTGGAGTGCTACTGCGTCAGAGTGTTCAGCCACCCGACTTCGGTCCTTGCGAGCTCGTTTGGACCTGCTGACTGCTGAGGAG ATCACATGGCTCCCTTTTGGCGGCGAGCCTGCTGCCAGCGTAAAGCACACTGCATATTATGGGTGGATAGCGTACCGGGACATTTTCGAGCCATACATGCCTTCTAGGGTGCTGCGACAGCTGGGTTATGTGCAGACTGTACCTCTACCAATTTGTCGGCCAATAAGGGCTGTTAGGTCCTGGAAGTCACTCAAGTACTCTGTGGACATGAGTGTGACGATTGCGGTTGACATGTGGAACGCTTTTCCGACCATGTACAAGCTGGCGTTAATGGGATTTGAGGAAGCCCATGTTATTGCTGGAGGATGGCATCAAGCGTACCTGGACTGGTTCGAGCGGCATTCGCATTCCCGTGTCCTTCCTGGCAGAGATCTTCCACGAACACATCCTCCCCGCAGCAACAACGATTAT TGGATGACGCTGGTGACCACCGAGTTCGAGCATTTCATCGGAAAAGTCAGCACGATTACCGCCCAACATAGACAGCACTGCGAATTTGACGGCATTCCGGAGTTGGAGACTGAGACGGAGGAGGCCAACACTACTTTGGAGAGAGTCATTGCCGCCTGGCGTAGTGCTGACTGA